The DNA window CATGGCTTAAAGGGACCCTTTGTATGTCAAGGTGGGCCTAAAATGATGTGCAGTTATTAATCTACAAATGCaatatataaaattttaaacGTACGATAGCCTATCTAAAAGAGTATCGTTCTAGATCTCTTATTctctaacgtttgtgaatgcaaaacgagaaaacaaagaaatgttaGATaacagagaacacataacatGTTGGGTAATTAGatgataaaaaaatgaaaagaaaattaaggaaagatgGGTGGAATCCCTCCCTTCGTGCTTAGTGTTCCTATTTGGGTAAGGTTGACTCTACCCTAGACGATTTCTAATATGTATGCATGAGGTTTgcctcactaatgcatctagactcgataagagTTTCAGGCTCCCAAACCTTCATAtcaaaggcgaagggtcatcaatcccaatgCCTAAGAGTCGGTGGTTCAAGTGATCTCTCAGACATTGCTATCCACACGTCGTTCTAtggccacatgtccaagtgaatTGATCTAATTCTAAATAGGAAAGAGTGGCAtgacaaccactaaaagtaaaaaagaaatgCGGGGTTATaaagtaaagcgtatgcacgtatgaagtgctcctttTGAAGGGAGGGATTAAATACCATCAAATACGAGTGAGGGTTCTAGGGTGATTATCCTCCTCCCAATATGCAAGCGCGATATACAAACATAAGTGaatgaaagaaaacaaacaCATTATTTATCACATACACAAATATCGAGGTGGTTTGTACGTGTGAAatgcaagaaaccctaaaaagaaaaaaatacaacctaaaacctccaaatgtaatatataagaagattagaaaaagaaaaagattgactaaatcaaatgctcggactttctaaatccccagtggagtcgccaagctaTCACgtcccatttttttaaaaatgaaattatgctagtttataaaaaatggattttgatttatttgagaataaataaagaaaatgggtctaaatgggattTAAATGTGCGATGATTttggcccaaattatagtttaaaaaggatttttgaatgaaaaattggagtcgccacttggtattgagttaaagTGTACCAAATcatctaaaataaatttttaaataaaaagtaaagaaaaccctttttaaacgactccaaatcttcgaaaattagagaaaagtattcaggagtcacatttgaagaaaaggaagacaAGAATAAGATCCAAGGTACCCTTTCAATCTAGCCAaaactagttgcgtgatttagtcaaagattttcttaatttaacctaaaaatttatcatattttggagatatttacgtgaatgcaaacctagacctaattATTGGGGTCAGAATATCTCTTCGAAGTTAGTTAatgcaaatcgcattaattgtgACACTCAAAAGTAAACTTTCAAAAAGGTCACGAATtgtgcaaaaatatgagattcaaaaaaagaaaataatattatacaaaatgacctaaaggaatgcatcataacgggtacGGGGAACTAATactcgtgactcaatttttccttttatagagggaatacgaacgtgttaaggctagaaagccacaCTCAttcatatcccatattcaagggttATTCTtatctaatcaaacaaatgatctaGTCTAAGTCcaattttcttaaatgaaatgcaagtctaatgttatgtCTCATACATAGGATAAATAAAATACATATAGGGAAATATAGGATAaaggatatacatataaggaaaatgtcatgcaaaaaatgatagaagaaaaaccctaaaaattggaaatatgcatgaaaatatgATGTTTTATCACACAAGCATGATCTAACGTGTGGATAGGTTCCTAAGGATCTagtattggactaacccatatttataaattttcactagcgttggactagtgtggaatcCTAAAAAGGGGTCataactagcattggactagagTGGTAACGACGGGCATTTATTATTATAGCCTAATAAATTAGataaagcataataaagcaaataaacacataaatcacataaaacacataacatatagacatgatatctagatgtaaGATCCTAAGAAAAAgagtaacacataacacgtaagaatgcaaaacacataaagcaaataagaacctaactattacattagggggccctactacaatctaaggggaaaaatgaaataaaacaaaataataacctaactattacaacttggcatttaaatgcctctcaaataattaaaattaaatttgaataaatatacaaaattaaaataaataaagtgaataaataaataaaataaaataaaaacgtTCAAATAAGCATGTAATTACACACATAAAGTTACACAGGAGCACATAGTgttaaatcaaatcaaaataaagaagTAGAGTGTATCTCCCATGAATTGATGACCTAGTGAAacgaaattacttatttaccctccaaaacaaagaaaaatgatCAATGCATCACTTTAATTACAAATGATCACATGAGatggaaataaacatgaaattgaatcaatcaaaacattcaaataaaagtAAACAGCCCATAGTcgacaaattaaaacaaacaaggacccaattgaaagaattaaagaagtttgagaGGTCAAATCactattattacaaatattatggtttaaatcaaataaaataaaattaagggcttAAGGTGAAGCCTACCACAATTAAATACTAACTTCACAAAAATAAGTCAAAACCCACTTGCTAATCCCAAACACAAAATATTACCCAAATCTAGACTATTTTTACAAAACctaacaaacaaagaaaaattaacTATCAATACTTAACTCTCATTATcctaaattccagaattaatctaCCCAATGAACTactaaacattaaaaaaaaaatgaagtcaaAAATGGCAAAATTGGTTCAATTGGAAAAGTTTTTGGGTCATAATATAATTAGATAAAAATTAAGGGATTAAAGTGTACTTTATGAAAATTTTTCATGCAAAGGGTCGAggaagctttcttcttcatcagcTTCCTCTGCAACTTCGCAACTTTCTTGCTGGTTCATCAAAACGCAAGGGAGAAATCCAAACAAACAGCAATCTTTCAACCCAAAACAAACAGATATGCATTCTATCATCAAGACCCAACCCCATCCTCTGCATTCCCAAGAATTTTTCACTCCAGATCATGCATAAAAGAAACCGAAAGAGACAATCATGAATTCCTACAGATTTCTGGGTTTCATGTCAAACAGAGGGaaccaagattcaagcaagCATCAAACTTTATTCTAgcaatcaaaacaaaataattcaACATCCAAATATgcgaaaaaaatcaaaattggaaCCAGCAATTCTTCTTATGCCAAACCCATGACACGGAAGgcgaaggaaagaaaaaaaaatgtatggcTGATGGAAAACGACTCTAGTCAGGTTTTACCCACGGATTTTACTCAAAGTTTACTGACTGATGGAAAACCAAATCATAACATCAAGCCATAGTTCAAGTTCCCCTCCCCAACAGATCCACAAATGGCATCAACAAGAGTTTCCACTTTTCTTATGCATATTCAGCACTAAATACgtggaaaaaaaggaagaaagaaactaCCTTTTTGCACCTTAAAGAGTTGAAATCGCAATGGAAATCTGTAGGAAGATAGGCAAGCTTCTCAAAACCCAGATTGCGGCTTTCAAAGAACGTGAAGGTATCCAATTCAAGCCTCGATTTGAAGATGTTGCAGCGACTTTCTCCGAATCATTTCAACACAAATATTCTTCCCTAAGTATCATAGATGATGCGGCAAGAAGAATCTCCTCCAAAGGAGATCAGGATTTGTCGAAATAGGGTGATGAACAGGGTAGGTTCGTCAACCTTGGTTCAAtattttgcagaaaaatttctgcactttttccttttctttctctttcaatttttctctctctttttgctGTTATCCTCCCTTTGATCTCCTCATAACCTTGTTCTCGTAGCCTCtcttttgctttttcctttctttgatCTTCCCTCTTGTTTTCCTCACTGCCCGagatttccttcttttctttttgttttgttccCCTGCCTGATAACCTTGTTCTCGTAGCCTCtcttttgctttttcctttctttgatCTTCCCTCTTGTTTTCCTCACTGCCCGagatttcattcttttctttttgttttgttccCCTGCCTGAAAACCCTTCCTTTCTCCTCAACCACCCTCTCTCAATCTACTCCCGGTTCCTCTCCCCaaacccttttcttttcctctgctTTTATCTACTCAGCCGCCACTCTCATTGTCCTCTCTAAACCCTCCCATTTTGTGGCATTTTTATAAGTGGCAGATACCCCCAGAACCTTGCATCTAAGGCGCAGGCTTGCTGTATTTTTCTTAATGATTTCTAAGCCATTAGATGGCTTTTGTCCTGAGATTCTTTGATGATTCGGATGGATGAGGGGGCCAGAAATTTGAGGAGCAAGAAATCtacaaaaaaaatgagtggaatgggGCTCCAAATGCCAGCTGTGAAATTTCCTTCTCTTATACTAGTTTTGCTTTGCTTGCGATACGAAGAAGAAGGAAGCCAAGCACGCGTggctcttctctctctctctctctccctccctccctcttttaaacaaaattgattttgatgatttttcttttcttttcctgttttttctaataataataattaatttttttcaagaaatagaagtgaaacaagaataaataaaatttaacaaaaaatgaacaaaatataaataaaatcaaagaaatataaatataaatataaatataaaagtaaataaaatgaTGGTGgaatttttggtgtctacaagacCCACCCATTGAAATTAATTGCTATGATGACTAGGATATGATTAACATTGATGACATTGAATCAAAATATGACTCGGATGGTTCATTTGTGTTGAAGAGTCAAAGTGAATCTGATGAAGATAGGAATAGTAAGACAAAGAGGCTtaaatttctagtttttaatgagCAAACAGACATGAAGAAATCAAGGTTTGAAGTTGGTCAAAAGTTCACATCAGTCATTACATTCAGGTTGGCTGTAAGAATCCAAACAATTATGGATGGGAGAGATGTGTATTTCAAGAAAAATGATACACGGAGGGTGAGAGTGAAATGCAGAAATTGTGACTGGTAGCTATTTGGGTCTAAAATGCAAGATGAAAATACCTTACAGATAAAAACACTTAGTGATGAGCACACTTGTGAAAAAGTGTTCCACAATAAAAACATGACATCTAGGTTGGCTAGCAAACTATTTGTTGATGAGGTAATGAAAGTGCCATCTATGACAGTGCATGAGTTGATGACCAAAGTAACTGAGGCGTTAAATGTTGATTTCAGCCTTAAGCAAGGGTATAAAACACTTAGAAAAGTGAGAGACACTATTCATGGATCCCATGACAAACAGTACACCATGTTGGAAACATTTTGTGTTAAATTGAGGAGGGCAAATCCGGGATCTACTGTATTTGTTGAGACTTATATAGATGAAGATGGTGTTTCTAGGTTTAGAAGGCTGTAtatgtgcttagaaccaataaAGAGAGGTTTTTTAGCTGGTTGTAGAAAATGGATTGGGTTAGATGGTTGCTTCCTAAAAGGTCCATATGGTGGGCGGCTTTTATCAGCAATTGGAATGGACGGTGATAACAAAATGTTTCCATTGGCAATGTCAGTTGTTGGGGTAGAGAATTATGATAACTGGAGTTGGTTTTTAGGATTGCTTGTAcaagatttaaaaaattcagaCTCTAGTTGTTAGTGCATTATGACTGACAAATAGAAGGTAGTATTTATTAATTTGTTATCCATTAACTATTTATGTTAAACTTTTGATATTAATGTGGCATATGTGATTGTTGTGGTGGATTGCACGGGGTCTAGTTCAGGCTGTTAAGGACAAACTTCCACAAGCGGAGCATGGGTGTTGTGTCCAACACCTTTACACTAACTTCAAGCAAATGCATAGAGGTCTTGTTCTTAAAGATAGGCTTTGGAGATGTACTAGGGCTTCATATATAACTCGGTACAAAGCAGAAATGGAGATGATAAAGCTAGAATCAAAGGATGCATATGCATGGTTGGATGAAAAGGACCCCAATACTTGGTCTAGGGCTTATTTCAAGACTGGATTGGATTGCGATATATTGGTTAATAATATGTGTGAATCTTTTAATTCAGTTATTTTAAAGGCACGATCACTGCCTATCATAGGCATGTTGCAAactatttacttatatttgttGAAGAGAATGGAGAAGAATAGAGAGACAATGTCTAAGCATGAAGGTTAAGCTACTTGCTTACTATTTTTTATCAGCATTTTTAAAATTACACTATGTTCAATAtctaattttcccttttatttgttAGGTCTCTTATGTCCAGTAATTTTTGACATTCTTGAGAAGGCCAAGAAAAAGCAATGCATGTGCATCTGCTAGTATACTGGCACAATGAAGTATCAGATATGCTGTCCTTTTGGTGACCAATTTGTCGTTGATTTGGGGAGCAAGACCTGCATTGTAGAAAATCGCAACTAAGGGGAATCCCATATGGCCATGCAGTTGCTGCTATTAATAGGAGACGTgacaaaccagaaaaaaaatgtGGCACCCATCTACTGGAAAAGTACATACATGAAAAGTTATGAACCTGTGTTGAATCCAATCAATGGTCCTAATCTGTGGGCCCCAGTAGATTTACCACCAATGAAGCCTCCAAAATATAGGAAATCACTTGGAAGGCCAAAAAAGGCGAGGAAAAAGGGACCAGATGAAGATAGGAACAGGCAGTCATGCGTGAATCCATCTAAACCTCACAAAGTTAGCAAGGTTGGCACTAAGATAAGCTGTAGTCTGTACAAGAAATACGACCATAATAGGAGGACtaacctgaaaaaaaaaatcagcaaaCTGCTCTAGTAGAAAAGGGAAGAGATGGGCATATGGATAAGGAATCTAGTGGGACCAGCACACAACAAACAAATGCCATCAGAAATGAAACAAGGCATACCAGTACTGGTCTAACTACTTCTAAGAAAGGTTGCAAGCTAAGGCAATGGACCTTTAGAAACTCACTGGACATGACTGGAGAACTTGGACTCAACAGAGCTGCAACTGATTCTCTGATTAACCCATATGAGACAGCTTCAAATAGAACTGAATCTGGACATGTAAGTGCTTTGAAATTTCAGTTTGTTGCTGTGTGAGATACAAAAATGTTCACTCTCCTATTAACTATTTCTTAACTCCTGACATGTAGTTGAACTCCAATACTGGTGACAAATTTTATTCACAGAGTTCAGGGATAACAATGAAACCACCAGACTCATACATTGGTGATAGGCAGACAGAAGAGTTTGGTTCAACTAGCCGTGTCACCAGACGACTTCAACCAACCCCCTTCACTTGGAGGGGGAACATGTGTGTAAATCTGTCTACATTGCAGGCAGCAGCAAGTCATGTGAATCATTCAACTAGCATTGCCAATGTGCAGCTCCATGGGAATGCAAATGAAGCTGCAAAGTTAGGAAATTTAAATCAGCCTCCAAAATAGTTGTGTTTTCTAAATGGCAATGTGCGACTCTATGTTTAGTTGGGTTTTGTGAATTTCTGTTGCTTTGTAAGGAGCTGATGTTTTGTAAATGGCAAGAAATTCCAGCtattgttttgtaaatttgtgAAACTTTTGGTCTTTTGGTGTAAGGCTAAACATGCCTTCTTCTTAAATGATCAAATTCAGTCCATTTTCAATTGCATTTATTGTGTCAAATAGTTGATGGTGTTACAAATGTTTACAGGTTTATCATCCACTGACAAAAGTAGTTCAATAAGTTGGGACACTTTAGTCCCTCAACTACATAAAATGGATGGTTCAATCACAATACTTCATTACATAGGGACACTTAGGTCCCTAAAGTTCAAACAAAAGAGGATGTCAGCCCCTAGTGCTTCTTCAAGCATAGCTACATTACACCGGAAACCGCAGCTTATACAGAGAGACAAAATTACATCTTTTCTATCCCAATTACATAGCACCATTTTCCCTTGCATTGCATGTTGCACTCTACTACACCGatgcttcttttcctttcccACATAGATGGACATATTCTTGTCAAACTCCACTAATGACCTTTATGGCCCAGAGTTGAACAAAAGGATCCATACAACATCAATAACCCAGTGAAGAAACAAGTACATCTTCAGCCTTCTTAGTTTTGCTTCCTGCAGCTTTGACTTCTCTTGCAATCTCTCAATCTCAAACTCCAATTTGTTTTTTGTTCTTATCAGTCCAGGGATTATATCCTTCGCCTTTGACACATCTCAGGATCCACCCAATCCCAATACCTACATCCCCTCAATTGCTGCATTAACAACACTATTGATAGAGTAAATACAAGTTTACTTGGGTGCATTGCATATAAATCAAAACCATAGGGGAAGAAGTGCAAACAGATATAATGGAAATAAAATCACCCTGTAATTTGGACATCAACAAAACCTTCTTCCTGGGTTTAAATCTGTCCATGATGTCATCATCAATGCTTGTTTTTCACAGTTGCATGTGTCCCTAACCATTTCtcctttgtcttctttcttATCTTCAGATTTCCGAAAGCTCTTGACCAAGAAGTTCTTACCCCTCATTTCGGTAATTAGGGCACAATCCGTCGCTTTTATGAATTGGATCGGGTCAATTATATGACCCGATTGTGCTTGATAAAAGGAGGGAAAGTTTCCCTCCTTTGTGctaaataaatttatttctttttatatcTTTTCTCTAAATTTTCATCCCTGCCCTTGGTCAGTGGCTCTTGTTTTGTACGCTCGGAAAACCCTGATGATTCTGTGGAGTCCGTTAACGATTTTACTTCATTGGGACGGATTCAGTAGTTTGgagacttaagtgtcccatttagAAGTTTAGGGATTGAAGTGGGAAACAGGGTATAGTTTAGGGGGACAAAAGGGAATTTATccaagaataaaataataaaataattgtcTAATTAT is part of the Coffea eugenioides isolate CCC68of chromosome 6, Ceug_1.0, whole genome shotgun sequence genome and encodes:
- the LOC113773876 gene encoding uncharacterized protein LOC113773876, producing MTSRLASKLFVDEVMKVPSMTVHELMTKVTEALNVDFSLKQGYKTLRKVRDTIHGSHDKQYTMLETFCVKLRRANPGSTVFVETYIDEDGVSRFRRLYMCLEPIKRGFLAGCRKWIGLDGCFLKGPYGGRLLSAIGMDGDNKMFPLAMSVVGVENYDNWIQAVKDKLPQAEHGCCVQHLYTNFKQMHRGLVLKDRLWRCTRASYITRYKAEMEMIKLESKDAYAWLDEKDPNTWSRAYFKTGLDCDILVNNMCESFNSVILKARSLPIIGMLQTIYLYLLKRMEKNRETMSKHEG